AGCTGAGAGATAGGGATAGTTATAAATTTCATTTCCAACATCCAGTCCCCCAGTATCCCAGTATCCCAGCATCCCAGTATCCCAGCATCCCAGTATCCCAGCATCCCAGCATCCCAGCATCCCAGCATCCCAGCATCCCAGCATCCCAGCATCCCAGTCCCCCAGTCCCCCAGTATCCCAGCATCCCAGTCCCCAGTCCACTATTCAATGCGCCTCCAGCCAATTCCTTCCCGTATTGATTTCCACTTCCACAGGGACTTTCATGGGAATGGCAGTTTTCATGAGCCTTTCTGTCAGTTCGGTTACCCGTTCCACTTCGCCGAGGGGAGTGTCAAAAACAAGTTCGTCATGAACCTGTAAAATCATCCTGGCCTGCAGCTTTTCATCCTGTATAGCCTGATGGATGCGGATCATAGCAATTTTAATCATATCGGCTGAAGATCCCTGGATAGGGGCATTGATAGCGTTCCTTTCGGCAAATCCCCGCACGGTCGCATTGTTTGAGTTTATATCACGGAGGTATCTTCTTCGTCCCAGGATGGTGCTGACATAACCGTTTTCCCTGGCAAAAGCGATGGTATCGTTCATATAATTCTTTATACCCGGATATTTCCGGAAGTACTGATCGATGATGTCTCCGGCTTCCCTCCTTGGAATAGCCAGTCTTTCCGACAAACCAAATGCAGAGATACCGTAAACGATCCCGAAATTCACCGTTTTTGCATTTCTGCGCATTTCCTGGGTTACCTCACTCAGCGACACCCCATATACACGAGCTGCAGTGGCCGTATGGATATCCTCCCCCCTTTGAAAAGTCTCCATCATCGCTGTGTCGCCACTCAACTCAGCGATGATGCGCAACTCAATCTGAGAATAGTCGGCGGCCAGCAAAACATGATTCTCATCACGGGGAACAAAAGCCTTACGGATCTCCCTTCCTTTCTCTGTGCGGATAGGAATATTCTGGAGGTTCGGGTTGTTCGAACTCAGCCTTCCTGTAGCGGCAACAGCCTGGTTAAAAGAGGTATGAATACGCCCGTTTTCATCGGTCATAGAAGGAAGGGTGTCAACATACGTAGATTTCAGTTTGGTCAGCGAACGGTAATCGAGAATAAGCTGAACAATGGGATGACGGGTCACAAGCTTCGACAGGATTTCCTCCCCGGTGGAATATTGCTTGGTTTTCGTCTTTTTGGGATTATCTGCAATGTTGAGCCGGTCGAAGAGAATCTCTCCGAGCTGTTTGGGAGAAGAAATGTTAAAGGAGGAGCCTGCAAGTTCATAGATCTGGTATTCAGTGGCTTCGATCTCTTTCTGCAGTTCGCCTGAAAATTCATTCAGTGCAGCGGTATCCAGCCTCACTCCTTCTGCTTCCATATCAGCAAGCACAGGAATCAATGGAACTTCTACCTCGCGGAATAATTTCATGGCGCCCGAGGTTTGCAGCATAGGCTCGAACACATTTCTGAGCTGGAGGGTGATATCGGCATCTTCGCAGGCGTAATCGCGAAGAAGAGATCGCTCCACCTCCCGCATCGATGATTGCCCCTTTCCCTTTTTCCCGATCAGCTCTTCAATAGGCACTGGCCGGTAACCCAAATAAGTCTCAGCCATGAAATTCATATTATGACGCAGGTCGGGCTCGATCAGATAATGGGCCAGCATGGTATCAAACAGAAATCCACGGGTTTCCACACCGTATTGTTTTAACAGGGAAATATCATATTTCAGATTCTGACCTGTTTTTTCTATTTCGGAGTCTTCAAAGAGTGGTTTATATTCCTCCAGGATGCGCAGGACTTCATCCTTTTCTTCCGGAAGTATGAGAAAATATGCCGTTCCGGGCTGCATGCAAAAAGAAATACCTACGAGTTCGGCCCGGTAAACATCCAGTCCGGTGCTTTCAGTGTCAAAACAAAAACCACCGGAATATTTCAGTTCGCCGAGCAATGTCTGTCTTTCTTCCGGTTTTTCTACCAGGATGTAACGGTGTTTTGTGTCGCGGATACCGGTAAAGGAGCTCTCCAAACCCGATTCTTCCGGGGAAAGGTCACTGAAAAGGTCGGCCTGGCCAGCCCTGGACTCTGCTTCAATACGCAGATCGGTAAAAAGCCGTGACGCAAATGTCCTGAATTCCAATTCCTCAAATAATGCCTTTAACGCTTTTGCATCCGGATCTTTTCTTTTCAGGCTTTTTTCATCAAATTCCACAGGCACATCCAGGATGATGGTTGCAAGCTGCTTAGAAATCAGCGCCTGTTCAGCATATTGTTCAACGTTTTCCTTCAGTTTCCCACTGAGCCGGCCGGTATTTCTGAGAAGCTCCTCCACCGAACCGAACTCCTTAACCAGCTTGATGGCCGTTTTTTCACCAACATTAGGCACACCCGGGATATTATCCGAAGCATCTCCCCATAGTCCGAGAATATCGATAAACTGTTCCGGTCTCTCAATCCCATATTTCTCACAGATTTCTTTCACACCGAGAATTTCGGCCTTGTTTCCCATACGCGGAGGCTTATACATACGAATATTTTCGGAAACCAATTGTCCGAAATCCTTATCCGGCGTTACCATATAAACCTGGAATCCGGCAGCTTCCGCTTTTTTCGCCAAAGTACCGATCACATCATCGGCTTCATAACCATCCACAGCCAGGATGGGAATGTTAAATCCTTGTATGAGTTTATCAATATAAGGAAGCGCTGAAGCAATATCCTCGGGCATGGCCTCGCGGTTAGCCTTGTATTCGGTAAACTCTGCCGTGCGGACCGTTGGGGCAAAAGTATCAAAGGCAACACCGATATGGGTTGGGTTCTCATTTTTCAAAACATCGTACAGGGAATTGGCAAATCCCAGGATGGCAGAAGTGTTCTGACCTTTGGAGCTGA
Above is a window of Bacteroidota bacterium DNA encoding:
- the polA gene encoding DNA polymerase I, with product MPENKKLFLLDAMALIYRAYFALNKNPRISSKGQNTSAILGFANSLYDVLKNENPTHIGVAFDTFAPTVRTAEFTEYKANREAMPEDIASALPYIDKLIQGFNIPILAVDGYEADDVIGTLAKKAEAAGFQVYMVTPDKDFGQLVSENIRMYKPPRMGNKAEILGVKEICEKYGIERPEQFIDILGLWGDASDNIPGVPNVGEKTAIKLVKEFGSVEELLRNTGRLSGKLKENVEQYAEQALISKQLATIILDVPVEFDEKSLKRKDPDAKALKALFEELEFRTFASRLFTDLRIEAESRAGQADLFSDLSPEESGLESSFTGIRDTKHRYILVEKPEERQTLLGELKYSGGFCFDTESTGLDVYRAELVGISFCMQPGTAYFLILPEEKDEVLRILEEYKPLFEDSEIEKTGQNLKYDISLLKQYGVETRGFLFDTMLAHYLIEPDLRHNMNFMAETYLGYRPVPIEELIGKKGKGQSSMREVERSLLRDYACEDADITLQLRNVFEPMLQTSGAMKLFREVEVPLIPVLADMEAEGVRLDTAALNEFSGELQKEIEATEYQIYELAGSSFNISSPKQLGEILFDRLNIADNPKKTKTKQYSTGEEILSKLVTRHPIVQLILDYRSLTKLKSTYVDTLPSMTDENGRIHTSFNQAVAATGRLSSNNPNLQNIPIRTEKGREIRKAFVPRDENHVLLAADYSQIELRIIAELSGDTAMMETFQRGEDIHTATAARVYGVSLSEVTQEMRRNAKTVNFGIVYGISAFGLSERLAIPRREAGDIIDQYFRKYPGIKNYMNDTIAFARENGYVSTILGRRRYLRDINSNNATVRGFAERNAINAPIQGSSADMIKIAMIRIHQAIQDEKLQARMILQVHDELVFDTPLGEVERVTELTERLMKTAIPMKVPVEVEINTGRNWLEAH